The window GCTGATCTTTTTGCCGCGACTGGTGATCGCGGCCAGGATCTGCGCCATGCCGACGAAGCTGTCGCGGACGTAGACGATGCGCGGATCGATCGGGCCGCCATTGCCCTCACCGCCGAAGACAGCGCCGACTCGTTTCATTTCGTCAACGACGTTGGCTTCGCCGACTGCCGATCGGCTGAACGGCGCTTGGTATTTTTCGGCAAGGTCTTGCGACATGCGACTCGTCGAGCAGTTGGTCACGACCGGGCCGGTCTTTTGACGCAGCACATGATCGAGGCAGAGAGCGACCGTGTACTCCTCGCCGATGTAGCGGCCTTGCTCATCGATCACGGCCAGGCGATCGGCATCGGGATCCTGACAAAAGCCGATATCGGCGCCGGCGGCGACGACTTTTTCTTGCACCGATTTCAGATTCTCCGCCGTTGGTTCCGGCGGGTGAATGAATCGGCCGGTCGGATCGCCGCCAAGAATTGTCACCTGGCAACCGAGATTTTGCAGCAAAGTTTTTCCCAGCAGGCTCCCCGCGCCGGCGTTGCTATCGAGCAGCACCTTGCAGCCGCGGGCTTTGATGGCAGCGACGTCGACGGTCTCCAGCAGCAGTTTCAGGTGCGGGCCGGTGGTGTCCGATAGCGGCCGGATCGTGCCGATCTTGTCGTGCGGGGCCCAGGCAAAGCTGGCCGCGCGATAGCCATCGAGCACCTTTTTGCCCGCAACGGCGGGGATTACTCGGCCTTCATGGTTGAAGAGCTTAAGGCCGTTATAGGGGAGCGGATTGTGGCTGGCGGAAATCTGCACGCCGCCGACCGCGCCATAATGCCGGACTAACACACCTAAAGTCGGAGTCGATGCGACGCCGGCATCCCACACGTCTTTGCCGCTGGCGGCGAGGGCCGACTGAACAGCCGCTGCCAGCATGCTGCCGGTGGTGCGGCCGTCGCGGCTGACAATCACCGGTCCGGGCGGCAGCGTCGCCGCGAAAGCAGCCACATAACGGACGGCCAGGTCGGGCGTCAGACTTTCGCCAATCACTCCCCGCAAACCCGAAACACTGATGATTGGCTCTGCCACGA is drawn from Anatilimnocola floriformis and contains these coding sequences:
- the glmM gene encoding phosphoglucosamine mutase, which produces MAEPIISVSGLRGVIGESLTPDLAVRYVAAFAATLPPGPVIVSRDGRTTGSMLAAAVQSALAASGKDVWDAGVASTPTLGVLVRHYGAVGGVQISASHNPLPYNGLKLFNHEGRVIPAVAGKKVLDGYRAASFAWAPHDKIGTIRPLSDTTGPHLKLLLETVDVAAIKARGCKVLLDSNAGAGSLLGKTLLQNLGCQVTILGGDPTGRFIHPPEPTAENLKSVQEKVVAAGADIGFCQDPDADRLAVIDEQGRYIGEEYTVALCLDHVLRQKTGPVVTNCSTSRMSQDLAEKYQAPFSRSAVGEANVVDEMKRVGAVFGGEGNGGPIDPRIVYVRDSFVGMAQILAAITSRGKKISELVAELPRYHIHKTTTPLAAEKLPAAYAALQKHFAEATADRLDGLRLDWPDRWLIIRGSNTEPIVRIIAEAPTADAAAKLCTDANAILQKV